One Paramisgurnus dabryanus chromosome 8, PD_genome_1.1, whole genome shotgun sequence DNA window includes the following coding sequences:
- the LOC135770362 gene encoding C3a anaphylatoxin chemotactic receptor-like isoform X2, with protein MVNTTLGPQDQTNETTYTKSEENSSNIKIFEICIFSVILVLGGIGNGLVIFVTGYKMKRTVNSIWFLNLAIADFLFITYLVYEIVLAFDDSLQEALNKHMVACLYFGFALNMFASVFFLTVISVDRCLCTWFVVWVQNKRTLVKAKIISVFVWILAICCSLPVGIARYVLNKENFINVYMPQFTYRFIVGFLIPFIIIASSYTAIGVRVKRLKIGKQFRPYRIISVILAFFICWFPLHVLSLCFINAVKYNWSDSAIEKLDAAFPFADFLVYVNSCLNPILYVFMCDEYKKKLKKSLLLVFEGAFTEENLSLRSTSLPRNSQSQQGLSVQTEDISI; from the exons ATGG TTAACACAACTTTGGGACCTCAAGATCAGACCAATGAAACAACATACACAAAGTCAGAAGAAAactcatcaaacattaaaatctTCGAGATATGCATATTTTCCGTCATCTTAGTCTTAGGAGGCATTGGCAATGGACTTGTCATCTTTGTGACCGGCTACAAAATGAAGAGGACAGTCAACTCCATCTGGTTTCTCAACTTGGCGATTGCAGATTTTCTTTTTATTACCTACTTGGTTTACGAAATTGTTTTGGCCTTTGACGATAGTTTACAGGAGGCCTTGAACAAACACATGGttgcatgtttatattttgGTTTTGCACTAAATATGTTTGCAAGTGTTTTCTTTCTGACAGTTATCAGTGTGGATCGATGTCTGTGCACATGGTTTGTTGTTTGGGTTCAGAACAAACGAACTTTAGTCAAAGCCAAGATCATCAGTGTATTTGTGTGGATTTTAGCCATCTGCTGCAGCCTTCCTGTTGGCATTGCTCGTTATGTACTTAACAAGGAAAATTTCATCAATGTCTATATGCCCCAGTTCACATACAGGTTCATTGTTGGATTTCTAATTCCTTTTATAATCATTGCATCTTCATACACAGCCATTGGTGTGCGAGTAAAACGTCTGAAAATAGGAAAACAGTTTCGGCCTTACCGGATCATATCTGTGATTCTGGCTTTTTTCATATGCTGGTTTCCTCTTCATGTTCTCAGTTTGTGTTTCATAAATGCAGTGAAGTATAACTGGAGTGACAGTGCTATAGAGAAACTTGATGCTGCATTTCCTTTTGCAGACTTTCTGGTTTATGTAAACAGTTGTCTGAACCCCATTCTCTATGTGTTCATGTGTGATGAATATAAGAAGAAACTTAAAAAGTCTCTCCTGCTGGTGTTTGAGGGGGCTTTTACTGAAGAGAATCTGAGTTTAAGATCAACTTCACTTCCGCGCAACTCTCAAAGTCAGCAGGGATTAAGTGTACAGACGGAAGACATAAGCATCTGA
- the LOC135770362 gene encoding C3a anaphylatoxin chemotactic receptor-like isoform X1, with protein MVNTTLGPQDQTNETTYTKSEENSSNIKIFEICIFSVILVLGGIGNGLVIFVTGYKMKRTVNSIWFLNLAIADFLFITYLVYEIVLAFDDSLQEALNKHMVACLYFGFALNMFASVFFLTVISVDRCLCTWFVVWVQNKRTLVKAKIISVFVWILAICCSLPVGIARYVLNKENFINVYMPQFTYRFIVGFLIPFIIIASSYTAIGVRVKRLKIGKQFRPYRIISVILAFFICWFPLHVLSLCFINAVKYNWSDSAIEKLDAAFPFADFLVYVNSCLNPILYVFMCDEYKKKLKKSLLLVFEGAFTEENLSLRSTSLPRNSQSQQGLSVQTEDISI; from the exons atGG TTAACACAACTTTGGGACCTCAAGATCAGACCAATGAAACAACATACACAAAGTCAGAAGAAAactcatcaaacattaaaatctTCGAGATATGCATATTTTCCGTCATCTTAGTCTTAGGAGGCATTGGCAATGGACTTGTCATCTTTGTGACCGGCTACAAAATGAAGAGGACAGTCAACTCCATCTGGTTTCTCAACTTGGCGATTGCAGATTTTCTTTTTATTACCTACTTGGTTTACGAAATTGTTTTGGCCTTTGACGATAGTTTACAGGAGGCCTTGAACAAACACATGGttgcatgtttatattttgGTTTTGCACTAAATATGTTTGCAAGTGTTTTCTTTCTGACAGTTATCAGTGTGGATCGATGTCTGTGCACATGGTTTGTTGTTTGGGTTCAGAACAAACGAACTTTAGTCAAAGCCAAGATCATCAGTGTATTTGTGTGGATTTTAGCCATCTGCTGCAGCCTTCCTGTTGGCATTGCTCGTTATGTACTTAACAAGGAAAATTTCATCAATGTCTATATGCCCCAGTTCACATACAGGTTCATTGTTGGATTTCTAATTCCTTTTATAATCATTGCATCTTCATACACAGCCATTGGTGTGCGAGTAAAACGTCTGAAAATAGGAAAACAGTTTCGGCCTTACCGGATCATATCTGTGATTCTGGCTTTTTTCATATGCTGGTTTCCTCTTCATGTTCTCAGTTTGTGTTTCATAAATGCAGTGAAGTATAACTGGAGTGACAGTGCTATAGAGAAACTTGATGCTGCATTTCCTTTTGCAGACTTTCTGGTTTATGTAAACAGTTGTCTGAACCCCATTCTCTATGTGTTCATGTGTGATGAATATAAGAAGAAACTTAAAAAGTCTCTCCTGCTGGTGTTTGAGGGGGCTTTTACTGAAGAGAATCTGAGTTTAAGATCAACTTCACTTCCGCGCAACTCTCAAAGTCAGCAGGGATTAAGTGTACAGACGGAAGACATAAGCATCTGA